The nucleotide sequence TGAGTTGAGACCTCTTGTACCATTGGACGGAGGACGGTTTGCAACAAGTGATCTGAATGATCTTTACAGACGTGTGATTAACAGAAACAACAGGCTCAAAAAACTAATTGAGCTTAATGCTCCTGAAATCATTGTACGAAACGAAAAGAGGATGCTCCAGGAATCGGTTGATGCACTCTTTGACAACGGAAGAAGAGGCAGGGTCATCAGAGGCTCCAATAAACGCCCTTTAAAATCCCTCAGTGACATGATTAAGGGTAAACAGGGGCGGTTCAGGCAAAACCTTCTGGGTAAAAGGGTTGATTACTCCGGACGTTCGGTAATTGTTGCCGGTCCGCATCTGAAAATGCATCAGTGCGGTATTCCAAAGCTGATGGCTCTGGAACTTTTCAAACCTTTTATTTACTATAAACTGGAAAAGGAAAAGGGGCTGGCCGCCACCATTAAACAGGCTAAAAAAATGGTTGAGGAACAACGCCCTGAGGTCTGGGATATTCTCGAGGAAGTTATATCAGAACATCCTGTTATGCTGAACAGAGCGCCAACACTTCACAGGCTGGGTATTCAGGCTTTTGAGCCGAAGCTTGTGGAAGGTAAAGCCATACAGCTGCACCCCCTCGTTTGCCCGGCATTTAATGCTGATTTCGACGGTGATCAGATGGCAGTTCATGTTCCGTTATCTCTCGAGGCGCAGCTGGAAGCCAGAACTCTTATGCTTTCAACTAACAGTGTACTTTCACCAGCTCACGGGAAACCTCTTTCTGTTCCCACTCAGGATATGGTACTGGGGATTTACTATCTGACCAGAGGCATGGATAACGCAAAGGGCGAAGGAAAGGTTTTTTCATCACCTCGGGAAGTTGTGGTTGCGTATGATCAAAACAAGCTTGATCTGCATGCCAGAATTAAGGTCAGGATAGGTAAGAATGTCTATGATACAGTAACCGGGAGAGTTATACTGTTTGAGGTGGTACCGGAAGGTGTGGATTTTGAAGTTGTGAACAGAGTTCTCGGTAAAAAGGAGCTGACAAAACTTGTTGATTATGTCTATAAAAAACAGGGGAACTATTATACAGTTAAGTTCCTGGATGATTTAAAAGATTTAGGTTTCCGCTATTCCACAAAAGCCGGATTTTCGATATGTGTAGATGATTTTGTTATTCCTGAAGAGAAGCAGCAGCTTGTTGATGAAGCTTTTAATAAGGTTATGGATATAGAGGAGCATTACCGTGAAGGTGCTCTGACAGCCGGCGAACGTTATAACCAGATAATCGATATATGGTCACGTGCAAACGATTCCATCACCAATAAACTTATGACCAATCTGGCTAACCTTGGCGGTGATAAAAGTGCGGAAGATAAACATGAAAAATTTTATAACTCTATATTTGTAATGGCTGACTCAGGTGCACGGGGAAGTAAAGCGCAGATTAGTCAGCTTGCAGGTATGAGAGGTCTTATGGCTAAACCTTCAGGGGAAATTATAGAGACACCTATTATTTCTAATTTCAGAGACGGTCTTACAGTACTTCAGTACTTTATTTCGACGCACGGTGCAAGGAAAGGCCTTGCGGATACTGCTCTGAAAACTGCTAATTCAGGATATCTTACAAGAAGACTTGTGGATGTGGCACAGGACGTAATAGTATCCGATGAAGATTGCGGAACTATTAAGGGTATAGAGATAAGTGCTCTTATGGAAGGCAGTGAAGTTATTGAAACTCTCGGAGAAAGAATATACGGAAGATACACTCTTGAAGATGTTTATGACCCGGTTACCGACGATCTGATTATTGAAGCAAATACACTTATAACGGAAGACATCGCGGAAAAAATAGAGCGCGCGGGTATTGACAGGATTACTGTAAGATCAGTGCTGACCTGTGAACTGGATCATGGTGTATGTAAACATTGCTACGGCATGGATCTGGGCACAAGAAGAGAAGTGGAAGTAGGTGAATCTGTCGGTATAATCGCTGCACAATCGATTGGTGAACCGGGTACGCAGTTGACGATGAGAACGTTCCACATCGGTGGTGCTGCATCAGCGTCCACCGAAGAATCCGGTATAAACGCCAAATTCGGCGGTAAGGTGAAATTTGTGGACATTAATCTCGTCAGAAACCGTTACGAACAGAATGTAGTCCTTAACAGAAACGGCAGCATTCAGATAATAGATAAAGACGGCCGTGTGGTTGAAAAATACAACATTACATATGGAACGAAAATCCTTGTGGAAGACGGTGAGAGTGTTAATCAGGGCAGGCTGCTGGCCGAATGGGATCCCTTTGCAGCAGTAATCATGACAGAACAGGAAGGAAGGGTAGCTTTTGGGGACATTATTGAAGGTGAAACTCTGAAAGAGGATATTGACCCGATTACCGGACTTTCTCAGAAAGTTGTGATTAGTAATACGAGAGACAAGAAACAGCCCAGAGTCTCTATTAAAAACAAAGAAAATAAAACGGTAGAAAGATACATACTACCGGTTGGGGCTATGATTACAGTCGAAGAGGGAGAAGAGGTGTATCCCGGCGATGTCGTAGCGAAAATACCCAGGGAAACACAAAAAACAAAAGATATCACAGTGGGTCTTCCAAGGGTTGCCGAGCTTTTTGAAGCCAGAAAACCTAAAGAACCCGGTATCATTGCTGAGATTGACGGTGTGGTAAAAATAGAAGGCAGTACAAAAGGCTACAGAAAAGTTGTTATCGAAAATGAGGAAACGGGCGATAGGAAGAACTACAATATTTCAATTCAGAAATATGTAAATGTCAGAGAGGGAGACAGGGTCAAGGCCGGTGAAGCACTTGTTGACGGGCTTGTTAATCCACATGATATTCTGGCAGTTCTCGGTGAGGAGGAACTGCAGAAGTATCTTGTTAATGAGATTCAAGAAGTTTACAGAAAACAGGGTGTTACCATTAACGATAAACACATAGAAGTTATCTCAAAACAAATGTTGAAGAAAATTTTAATTGAAGAACCAGGTGACTCTGAGTTTATGCCTAATGAAGAGGTATATAAAGCCGATTTTACCAAAGTTCAGCAGGATCTTTTAGCAGAAGGGCTTACACCTCCCAAGGGCAGACCTATACTGCAAGGAATTACAAAGGCAGCTTTGAACACAGAGAGCTTTATTTCTGCAGCCAGTTTTCAGGAGACAACCAGAATACTTACGGACGCCTCTTGTTCCGGCAAGACAGACCATTTGAGAGGGCTTAAAGAGAATGTGATTATGGGTAAACTTATACCTGCCGGTACTGGGTCCGAACACATTAAGACTGAAAAATTCAAGTTTATGAAGAGCTGATGAGCGGGAGATTTTCTCCCGCTTTTTTGATACGTTAATAAAATCGATAATAAACCTTGACATTAGCAAAAACCGTTGATAATATCTGAGGCTCATTTTGAGGTAAGTATATTTATGCGTAATGATAATACTGCAGTGCCTAAAAGGCTGATTAAGCAGGATATAAAAGGGATAAAAATACAAACGTTTCAACTTTTTGGAGGTGTTTAGGTGCCAACTTTGAACCAGTTAGTGAGAAAGGGCAGAAAAGAAGTAGGGAAGAAAACAAAATCTCCTGCATTGAGAGATAATCCTCAGAGAAGGGGGGTTTGTGTAAGGGTTTATACTACAACACCCAAAAAGCCTAACTCTGCATTGAGAAAGGTTGCAAGGGTGAGGCTTACAAACGGTGCAGAGGTTACAGCATATATACCGGGAATAGGCCATAATCTGCAGGAACACTCTGTTGTTTTGGTAAGAGGCGGCAGGGTAAAGGACTTGCCCGGTGTTAGATATAAGATAGTAAGAGGTGCTCTGGATACAGCCGGTGTAACTGACAGAAAGCAGAGCAGATCAAAATATGGCGCTAAAAGGCCAAAGTAGGAAGGTGTTTTTATGGCTAGAAGAAGAGTAGCGAAAAAAAGAGTAATAATCCCTGATCCCATCTTTCATGAAACTTTGGTTACCAAGTTTATTAACAGCCTTATGTATGACGGTAAAAAATCCGTTGCGGAGAAAGTATTTTATGATGCGATGGATATGATAAAGGAAAGACGCGGAGAAGAAGGGCTGGATGTGTTTAAAAAAGCCATCGATAACATAAAGCCCGTGCTGGAAGTCAAATCCAGAAGAGTGGGCGGGGCCACTTATCAGGTGCCTGTTGAAGTCAGAGCTGAAAGAAGACAGGCGTTAAGTATCAGATGGCTGATAGCAGCAGCAAGAGCCCGTAGAGAGAAAACAATGGTTGAGCGGCTTGCTTCAGAGATAATGGACGCAGCTGATAATAAAGGGGTATCAATTAAAAAGAGAGAAGATACTCACAGAATGGCTGAAGCAAATAAAGCCTTCGCTCATTTCAGATGGTAGAAGGAGGTATTAGTGGCTAGAAAGTATTCGCTCGAAAGACAGCGAAATATCGGTATCATGGCACATATTGATGCGGGTAAAACAACAACAACAGAAAGAATCCTGTTTTATACAGGTGTAAATTATAAAATCGGCGAAGTTCACGATGGTGCTGCAACCATGGACTGGATGGAGCAGGAAAAAGAGCGTGGAATAACGATTACTTCAGCTACAACCCAATGTTTCTGGAAGGATCACAGGATTAATATTATAGACACTCCCGGACACGTTGATTTTACTGTGGAAGTGGAAAGGTCTCTTAAGGTTCTCGATGGTTCAGTTGCAGTTTTTTGTGCGGTAGGTGGTGTTGAACCTCAGTCGGAAACAGTTTGGCGTCAGGCTGATAAGTACGGTGTACCACGGATTGCGTTTGTAAACAAAATGGACAGAGTGGGTGCAGACTACTTTAGAGTTGTTGATATGATAAAAAATCGTCTGGATGCGAGACCTTTGGTCTGCCAGCTGCCCATCGGTGTGG is from Flexistipes sinusarabici DSM 4947 and encodes:
- the rpoC gene encoding DNA-directed RNA polymerase subunit beta', whose translation is MTAIKTNPTKDDKSPVFFDALRVRIASPEKIRSWSSGEVLKPETINYRTFKPERDGLFCAKIFGPVKDWECLCGKYKRMKHRGIVCEKCGVEVIQSKVRRERMGHIDLASPVCHIWFFKGSPSRIGAMLDLNIKDIERVIYFESYIVINPKSTPLKEKELLSEERYRKLVEEYGHGSFVAKMGAEAIKDLLKKVDLDLSIIELKTELKETGSMQKKLKIAKRLKIMEAFRRSGNKPEWMILDVVPVIPPELRPLVPLDGGRFATSDLNDLYRRVINRNNRLKKLIELNAPEIIVRNEKRMLQESVDALFDNGRRGRVIRGSNKRPLKSLSDMIKGKQGRFRQNLLGKRVDYSGRSVIVAGPHLKMHQCGIPKLMALELFKPFIYYKLEKEKGLAATIKQAKKMVEEQRPEVWDILEEVISEHPVMLNRAPTLHRLGIQAFEPKLVEGKAIQLHPLVCPAFNADFDGDQMAVHVPLSLEAQLEARTLMLSTNSVLSPAHGKPLSVPTQDMVLGIYYLTRGMDNAKGEGKVFSSPREVVVAYDQNKLDLHARIKVRIGKNVYDTVTGRVILFEVVPEGVDFEVVNRVLGKKELTKLVDYVYKKQGNYYTVKFLDDLKDLGFRYSTKAGFSICVDDFVIPEEKQQLVDEAFNKVMDIEEHYREGALTAGERYNQIIDIWSRANDSITNKLMTNLANLGGDKSAEDKHEKFYNSIFVMADSGARGSKAQISQLAGMRGLMAKPSGEIIETPIISNFRDGLTVLQYFISTHGARKGLADTALKTANSGYLTRRLVDVAQDVIVSDEDCGTIKGIEISALMEGSEVIETLGERIYGRYTLEDVYDPVTDDLIIEANTLITEDIAEKIERAGIDRITVRSVLTCELDHGVCKHCYGMDLGTRREVEVGESVGIIAAQSIGEPGTQLTMRTFHIGGAASASTEESGINAKFGGKVKFVDINLVRNRYEQNVVLNRNGSIQIIDKDGRVVEKYNITYGTKILVEDGESVNQGRLLAEWDPFAAVIMTEQEGRVAFGDIIEGETLKEDIDPITGLSQKVVISNTRDKKQPRVSIKNKENKTVERYILPVGAMITVEEGEEVYPGDVVAKIPRETQKTKDITVGLPRVAELFEARKPKEPGIIAEIDGVVKIEGSTKGYRKVVIENEETGDRKNYNISIQKYVNVREGDRVKAGEALVDGLVNPHDILAVLGEEELQKYLVNEIQEVYRKQGVTINDKHIEVISKQMLKKILIEEPGDSEFMPNEEVYKADFTKVQQDLLAEGLTPPKGRPILQGITKAALNTESFISAASFQETTRILTDASCSGKTDHLRGLKENVIMGKLIPAGTGSEHIKTEKFKFMKS
- the rpsL gene encoding 30S ribosomal protein S12 encodes the protein MPTLNQLVRKGRKEVGKKTKSPALRDNPQRRGVCVRVYTTTPKKPNSALRKVARVRLTNGAEVTAYIPGIGHNLQEHSVVLVRGGRVKDLPGVRYKIVRGALDTAGVTDRKQSRSKYGAKRPK
- the rpsG gene encoding 30S ribosomal protein S7, giving the protein MARRRVAKKRVIIPDPIFHETLVTKFINSLMYDGKKSVAEKVFYDAMDMIKERRGEEGLDVFKKAIDNIKPVLEVKSRRVGGATYQVPVEVRAERRQALSIRWLIAAARARREKTMVERLASEIMDAADNKGVSIKKREDTHRMAEANKAFAHFRW